In Primulina huaijiensis isolate GDHJ02 chromosome 16, ASM1229523v2, whole genome shotgun sequence, a single genomic region encodes these proteins:
- the LOC140961995 gene encoding uncharacterized protein, whose product MDLSSDVERILWTEEQILERVSELGSQLTRDFESRAITPVVVGVATGAFIFLADLVRKIQLPLTVDFVRVESYGSGTVSNGKPKISCDLKVDVRGKHVILVEDIVDTGNTLSCVIDYLKSKGASSISVCTLLDKPARRKVHFELVGEGKYYCGFECPDYFVVGYGFDFDEQYRNLPYVGVLKPEIYES is encoded by the exons ATGGATTTGAGCAGCGATGTAGAGAGAATTCTATGGACCGAAGAGCAAATCTTGGAACGGGTCTCCGAATTGGGTTCTCAGTTGACCCGGGACTTCGAGTCCCGGGCTATTACTCCAGTGGTTGTGGGAGTTGCCACGGGTGCATTCATATTCCTTGCAGACCTCGTGAGGAAAATCCAGCTGCCCCTGACTGTGGACTTCGTACGGGTCGAGTCTTACGGGTCGGGCACAGTCTCAAACGGCAAACCGAAGATATCCTGCGACTTGAAAGTCGATGTTCGAGGAAAGCACGTCATTCTg GTCGAGGATATTGTTGATACTGGGAACACTCTGTCCTGCGTAATTGATTACTTGAAGTCTAAAGGTGCCTCGTCCATATCCGTGTGCACTCTCCTTGATAAACCCGCAAGACGAAAGGTTCATTTTGAACTAGTTGGAGAAGGAAAGTATTACTGCGGCTTCGAG TGCCCTGATTATTTTGTGGTGGGCTATGGATTCGACTTTGATGAGCAGTACCGGAACTTGCCGTATGTTGGTGTCTTGAAGCCTGAAATTTACGAGTCATAA